In Misgurnus anguillicaudatus chromosome 5, ASM2758022v2, whole genome shotgun sequence, a genomic segment contains:
- the prdm2a gene encoding PR domain zinc finger protein 2 isoform X2, producing MWKANDNLEEERPSKKSADFLLQPEVQSTHSDKATLASIMEQKEDKVVGGIEGERDEKMDGKDKQNIQLFQNTSPSVSVVNQSLAHQGQASAATMQQDYRTDMSLNGTKVDLGPDGDVQCSLKLPCPRCKRRFTSSQGLERHMQTHAQATCHTQQYKCSRCRRTFSTLFSRRRHEKRHDNRNRNLSNTTSTVGQNVSGSGELLSTNLSSKDDKLLLNPNPGMCNTADSKQKDPSSKNNDGKLSNICKYCKKAFRTHTSLRRHQRRIHERHLLPKVRCKNVTITQESNGQQLGEPAHDSQSIENISQEREYMVDISSNISENLSFYIDGKIVSTSAVSNCDVLEMNSEGSAVIGLNAVIISPAHITQALKLEANNSSLTFDLSGQSSTKRRTSTPPLLPQIKTELESESILTTSSSSLSLSLSSTSGAALVAAQQPQSTETIALYKEKTVYLSPKLKQLLQNQDGGKPSYALIADGQNLSPPLSLTVLPASTRFKRRTMSPPSSPQQSLDLSVDNVMTDPDIAETIHSELENPTSPGLSFSGNDEIGHLNPTTDNSNGLNMEQQVLPLDCSVSRTGGNSCTGGNSCNQQPLDLSNSMDATVEQDLYVTPQPTTLSPNTTHENSTPMLAAQSSPTEQCSCPTDDTTTLTGSISVVKEESKEEVKDNLVCPANTNVQTSDYSEQDNKVEDESSPLHPFCKNFMCNVCDRPFQSMKSLSQHVSEHSKEWPYKCEFCVQLFESDKGLLEHRSSYHGIGKIYVCETCSKEFAFLCNLEQHQRDLHPGQECSHTEVVHGKLRPENHNNPKIDIYPDLSITEVKQESDNITSKGEKDDLNSTEELYTTIKIMASGAVKPKGPDVRLGINQHYPSFKPPPFPYHNRTLSGTTAASATNFTTHNIPQTFSTAIRCTKCGNSFDNMPELHKHILACANASDKKRYTPKKNPIPLKQFAKAQNGVLSPHLMVNSRQNLSQKFGQPKKLTLHESPVKIKIKIMNRKKSQLMQKGRPAGGRKAFAQNELGSFACPHCSREFTYNASLKKHVAFSCPMRPANGKCKKRNLIVSVQENNGSLRRQIASAKPHGSIHGPKTLTKSPINQPIDGTQENRLKRSTILSTSVVQPSKKCKPVLKGSFGPQLASKQIVLSSVAQVNSQEPGIRVHVLGRKIEQKIGDVKMQPRRDDCLSLRLRERVEGPVTRSVQQASTTTTLLKQSDSHNIIMRPVVLQVKK from the exons ATGTGGAAAGCAAATGACA aTTTGGAAGAGGAGAGACCTAGTAAAAAATCAGCTGATTTTCTCCTGCAACCTGAGGTTCAATCTACCCACTCTGACAAAGCAACACTTGCCAGCATTATGGAGCAAAAAGAGGATAAGGTAGTTGGAGGCATAGAGGGAGAAAGAGATGAAAAGATGGATGGCAAAGACAAACAGAACATCCAATTATTCCAGAACACCAGCCCGTCTGTATCTGTTGTAAATCAAAGCCTAGCTCATCAAGGTCAAGCAAGTGCTGCAACTATGCAACAGGATTATAGGACTGACATGTCTTTAAATGGCACTAAAGTTGACCTTGGACCTGATGGTGATGTCCAGTGTTCCCTTAAATTGCCCTGTCCTCGTTGCAAGAGACGGTTTACGAGTAGTCAAGGCCTGGAACGTCACATGCAAACTCATGCTCAAGCAACCTGCCACACACAGCAGTATAAATGCAGTCGCTGCAGAAGGACCTTCAGTACATTGTTTAGTCGCCGGAGGCATGAGAAAAGACACGACAACCGAAACAGAAATCTCTCAAACACCACCAGCACTGTCGGTCAGAATGTGTCTGGCAGTGGTGAACTTTTGAGCACCAACCTTTCATCTAAAGATGACAAGCTTCTACTAAACCCAAACCCAGGCATGTGCAATACAGCTGATAGTAAACAGAAGGATCCCTCTAGTAAAAACAACGATGGCAAACTCTCAAACATCTGCAAGTACTGCAAAAAAGCCTTCAGGACTCATACCAGTCTAAGGAGACATCAGCGCAGGATCCATGAGCGCCATCTTCTTCCTAAAGTGCGTTGTAAGAATGTGACAATCACACAAGAATCTAATGGACAGCAGCTTGGTGAACCAGCACATGACTCACAGTCTATAGAGAACATCAGTCAGGAAAGGGAATACATGGTTGACATTTCAAGTAACATTTCAGAGAATCTCAGCTTCTACATAGATGGCAAAATTGTATCGACAAGTGCTGTAAGTAACTGCGATGTGCTTGAGATGAACTCTGAGGGCTCTGCTGTGATAGGGCTTAATGCTGTTATCATAAGTCCTGCTCATATTACACAGGCTCTTAAATTAGAAGCTAATAATTCCAGTTTGACCTTTGACCTGTCTGGGCAATCCTCCACCAAACGCAGAACATCTACCCCACCTTTACTCCCACAAATAAAAACCGAATTGGAATCTGAATCTATCTTAACAACCTCATCATCGTCTTTGTCCTTGTCACTGTCCTCTACATCAGGAGCTGCACTGGTTGCTGCTCAACAACCCCAATCCACTGAGACTATTGCCCTTTACAAGGAAAAAACTGTCTATCTGTCTCCCAAACTTAAACAGCTCTTACAGAACCAGGATGGTGGTAAACCATCATATGCACTTATTGCTGATGGCCAGAACCTGAGCCCTCCATTATCTTTGACTGTTTTACCTGCTTCAACTAGATTTAAGAGACGGACAATGTCCCCTCCAAGCTCTCCGCAGCAAAGCCTTGATTTGAGTGTAGATAATGTCATGACAGATCCTGATATTGCAGAAACCATTCATTCAGAGTTGGAGAACCCTACATCCCCTGGGTTGAGCTTCTCTGGCAATGATGAAATTGGACATTTGAACCCAACCACAGACAACTCTAATGGACTTAATATGGAGCAACAAGTTTTGCCATTAGACTGCTCTGTATCAAGAACGGGCGGGAACTCCTGTACTGGTGGAAACTCCTGTAATCAACAGCCATTGGATCTCTCCAACTCTATGG ATGCAACAGTTGAGCAGGACCTTTATGTCACACCTCAGCCAACGACGCTCAGTCCAAACACCACTCATGAAAATTCCACTCCAATGTTAGCTGCACAGTCCTCACCCACAGAGCAGTGTTCATGCCCTACAGATGACACAACTACCCTTACTGGCTCCATCAGTGTGGTGAAAGAAGAGAGCAAAGAAGAGGTGAAGGATAACTTGGTCTGTCCTGCCAATACTAATGTACAGACTTCTGATTACTCTGAACAGGACAACAAAGTTGAAGACGAGTCATCTCCCTTGCATCCATTTTGCAAAAACTTTATGTGCAATGTTTGTGACCGTCCCTTTCAGTCTATGAAGAGTCTCAGTCAACATGTAAGTGAACACTCCAAAGAGTGGCCTTATAAATGTGAATTTTGTGTGCAGTTGTTTGAGAGTGACAAAGGCTTGCTGGAGCACCGTTCCAGTTATCATGGCATTGGTAAAATTTATGTCTGTGAAACATGCTCTAAAGAATTTGCTTTCCTCTGCAACTTGGAGCAGCATCAGCGAGATCTTCACCCCGGTCAAGAGTGTTCACACACTGAGGTTGTGCATGGCAAATTAAGACCTGAAAATCATAACAATCCCAAAATTGACATCTATCCAGACCTTTCCATCACAGAAGTAAAACAAGAATCTGACAACATAACCTCAAAAGGAGAAAAAGATGACTTGAATTCTACCGAAGAGTTGTATACGACAATAAAAATCATGGCGTCTGGAGCGGTCAAACCAAAAGGCCCAGATGTACGACTAGGCATTAACCAACATTACCCGAGTTTCAAACCGCCTCCGTTCCCGTACCACAATCGGACACTATCTGGGACGACAGCGGCATCAGCTACAAACTTTACCACCCACAACATCCCTCAGACCTTCAGCACGGCCATTCGATGCACAAAGTGCGGCAATAGCTTTGACAACATGCCTGAACTGCACAAGCACATCTTAGCTTGTGCTAATGCTAGCGACAAAAAGCGCTATACTCCTAAGAAAAACCCTATACCACTTAAGCAGTTTGCAAAAGCGCAAAATGGGGTGTTATCGCCCCATTTGATGGTCAACAGTAGGCAGAATCTTTCTCAAAAGTTTGGACAACCGAAAAAGCTAACCCTCCATGAATCaccagttaaaataaaaataaaaattatgaataGAAAGAAATCACAGCTGATGCAAAAGGGCAGACCTGCTGGGGGGAGAAAGGCCTTTGCTCAAAATGAACTGGGGTCTTTTGCATGTCCTCACTGTAGCAGGGAGTTCACGTATAATGCCAGCTTAAAGAAACATGTAGCTTTTAGCTGCCCTATGAGACCAGCCAATGGGAAATGTAAGAAAAGAAACCTCATTGTTTCAGTGCAAGAGAACAACGGGAGCCTTCGCAGGCAAATCGCAAGTGCAAAACCACATGGATCAATCCACGGGCcaaaaacattaacaaagagTCCGATCAACCAGCCAATCGATGGCACTCAAGAAAACAGGCTTAAAAGATCTACCATACTATCAACATCTGTTGTTCAACCTAGTAAAAAATGCAAGCCTGTTTTAAAAGGCAGCTTTGGGCCACAGCTGGCTTCAAAGCAGATCGTCCTTTCTTCTGTTGCTCAGGTGAACTCTCAGGAACCGGGCATTCGGGTACATGTTTTGGGGAGAAAAATCGAGCAGAAAATTGGAGATGTAAAGATGCAGCCCAGAAGAGACGACTGTTTGTCTTTAAGGTTGAGGGAGAGGGTAGAAGGACCGGTTACTCGCAGTGTGCAGCAGGCAAGCACCACGACAACACTACTTAAACAGTCGGACAGTCACAACATCATCATGCGTCCTGTTGTTCTGCAAGTCAAGAAATGA
- the prdm2a gene encoding PR domain zinc finger protein 2 isoform X1, with amino-acid sequence MWKANDNLEEERPSKKSADFLLQPEVQSTHSDKATLASIMEQKEDKVVGGIEGERDEKMDGKDKQNIQLFQNTSPSVSVVNQSLAHQGQASAATMQQDYRTDMSLNGTKVDLGPDGDVQCSLKLPCPRCKRRFTSSQGLERHMQTHAQATCHTQQYKCSRCRRTFSTLFSRRRHEKRHDNRNRNLSNTTSTVGQNVSGSGELLSTNLSSKDDKLLLNPNPGMCNTADSKQKDPSSKNNDGKLSNICKYCKKAFRTHTSLRRHQRRIHERHLLPKVRCKNVTITQESNGQQLGEPAHDSQSIENISQEREYMVDISSNISENLSFYIDGKIVSTSAVSNCDVLEMNSEGSAVIGLNAVIISPAHITQALKLEANNSSLTFDLSGQSSTKRRTSTPPLLPQIKTELESESILTTSSSSLSLSLSSTSGAALVAAQQPQSTETIALYKEKTVYLSPKLKQLLQNQDGGKPSYALIADGQNLSPPLSLTVLPASTRFKRRTMSPPSSPQQSLDLSVDNVMTDPDIAETIHSELENPTSPGLSFSGNDEIGHLNPTTDNSNGLNMEQQVLPLDCSVSRTGGNSCTGGNSCNQQPLDLSNSMGKIDHSEGLAESILDLSIGGKSLDCDLAYLTHPALRKSKPNSNMLQKVLTNECGGVDIPSVDGTPDITNFAVMALPDSGPTNSENLLFKLAASLQPTPALLAPDNIHSAPSTPPPQDLSSSPPPFVSFLSTSTVEPSQEVQTLCSTLFVSDTLPPKSTVEDCTDNPVHFSQGNLNVTIPDWVTSAPGGMTHTLIPAAPSLSLQGPQWVSDPALCELAQRTLVVDSLLASDAQIFSPSLSVTQSDITSLTFPPNTVVIEYTVALQSTENILPCIQANSVNCLSDNLPVDATVEQDLYVTPQPTTLSPNTTHENSTPMLAAQSSPTEQCSCPTDDTTTLTGSISVVKEESKEEVKDNLVCPANTNVQTSDYSEQDNKVEDESSPLHPFCKNFMCNVCDRPFQSMKSLSQHVSEHSKEWPYKCEFCVQLFESDKGLLEHRSSYHGIGKIYVCETCSKEFAFLCNLEQHQRDLHPGQECSHTEVVHGKLRPENHNNPKIDIYPDLSITEVKQESDNITSKGEKDDLNSTEELYTTIKIMASGAVKPKGPDVRLGINQHYPSFKPPPFPYHNRTLSGTTAASATNFTTHNIPQTFSTAIRCTKCGNSFDNMPELHKHILACANASDKKRYTPKKNPIPLKQFAKAQNGVLSPHLMVNSRQNLSQKFGQPKKLTLHESPVKIKIKIMNRKKSQLMQKGRPAGGRKAFAQNELGSFACPHCSREFTYNASLKKHVAFSCPMRPANGKCKKRNLIVSVQENNGSLRRQIASAKPHGSIHGPKTLTKSPINQPIDGTQENRLKRSTILSTSVVQPSKKCKPVLKGSFGPQLASKQIVLSSVAQVNSQEPGIRVHVLGRKIEQKIGDVKMQPRRDDCLSLRLRERVEGPVTRSVQQASTTTTLLKQSDSHNIIMRPVVLQVKK; translated from the exons ATGTGGAAAGCAAATGACA aTTTGGAAGAGGAGAGACCTAGTAAAAAATCAGCTGATTTTCTCCTGCAACCTGAGGTTCAATCTACCCACTCTGACAAAGCAACACTTGCCAGCATTATGGAGCAAAAAGAGGATAAGGTAGTTGGAGGCATAGAGGGAGAAAGAGATGAAAAGATGGATGGCAAAGACAAACAGAACATCCAATTATTCCAGAACACCAGCCCGTCTGTATCTGTTGTAAATCAAAGCCTAGCTCATCAAGGTCAAGCAAGTGCTGCAACTATGCAACAGGATTATAGGACTGACATGTCTTTAAATGGCACTAAAGTTGACCTTGGACCTGATGGTGATGTCCAGTGTTCCCTTAAATTGCCCTGTCCTCGTTGCAAGAGACGGTTTACGAGTAGTCAAGGCCTGGAACGTCACATGCAAACTCATGCTCAAGCAACCTGCCACACACAGCAGTATAAATGCAGTCGCTGCAGAAGGACCTTCAGTACATTGTTTAGTCGCCGGAGGCATGAGAAAAGACACGACAACCGAAACAGAAATCTCTCAAACACCACCAGCACTGTCGGTCAGAATGTGTCTGGCAGTGGTGAACTTTTGAGCACCAACCTTTCATCTAAAGATGACAAGCTTCTACTAAACCCAAACCCAGGCATGTGCAATACAGCTGATAGTAAACAGAAGGATCCCTCTAGTAAAAACAACGATGGCAAACTCTCAAACATCTGCAAGTACTGCAAAAAAGCCTTCAGGACTCATACCAGTCTAAGGAGACATCAGCGCAGGATCCATGAGCGCCATCTTCTTCCTAAAGTGCGTTGTAAGAATGTGACAATCACACAAGAATCTAATGGACAGCAGCTTGGTGAACCAGCACATGACTCACAGTCTATAGAGAACATCAGTCAGGAAAGGGAATACATGGTTGACATTTCAAGTAACATTTCAGAGAATCTCAGCTTCTACATAGATGGCAAAATTGTATCGACAAGTGCTGTAAGTAACTGCGATGTGCTTGAGATGAACTCTGAGGGCTCTGCTGTGATAGGGCTTAATGCTGTTATCATAAGTCCTGCTCATATTACACAGGCTCTTAAATTAGAAGCTAATAATTCCAGTTTGACCTTTGACCTGTCTGGGCAATCCTCCACCAAACGCAGAACATCTACCCCACCTTTACTCCCACAAATAAAAACCGAATTGGAATCTGAATCTATCTTAACAACCTCATCATCGTCTTTGTCCTTGTCACTGTCCTCTACATCAGGAGCTGCACTGGTTGCTGCTCAACAACCCCAATCCACTGAGACTATTGCCCTTTACAAGGAAAAAACTGTCTATCTGTCTCCCAAACTTAAACAGCTCTTACAGAACCAGGATGGTGGTAAACCATCATATGCACTTATTGCTGATGGCCAGAACCTGAGCCCTCCATTATCTTTGACTGTTTTACCTGCTTCAACTAGATTTAAGAGACGGACAATGTCCCCTCCAAGCTCTCCGCAGCAAAGCCTTGATTTGAGTGTAGATAATGTCATGACAGATCCTGATATTGCAGAAACCATTCATTCAGAGTTGGAGAACCCTACATCCCCTGGGTTGAGCTTCTCTGGCAATGATGAAATTGGACATTTGAACCCAACCACAGACAACTCTAATGGACTTAATATGGAGCAACAAGTTTTGCCATTAGACTGCTCTGTATCAAGAACGGGCGGGAACTCCTGTACTGGTGGAAACTCCTGTAATCAACAGCCATTGGATCTCTCCAACTCTATGGGTAAGATAGACCACAGTGAGGGCTTAGCAGAGTCCATTTTAGACTTAAGTATTGGTGGAAAGAGCTTAGATTGTGACTTAGCCTACCTTACTCATCCTGCTTTGAGGAAGAGTAAACCCAACTCTAATATGCTTCAGAAGGTTCTTACGAATGAGTGTGGTGGTGTAGACATTCCCTCTGTTGATGGTACTCCTGACATAACAAACTTTGCAGTCATGGCCCTTCCTGATTCAGGCCCAACAAACTCTGAAAATCTTTTGTTTAAGTTAGCTGCATCACTCCAGCCAACCCCTGCTTTACTTGCTCCTGACAATATCCACTCAGCTCCTTCAACCCCTCCACCTCAAGACCTGTCTTCTTCACCTCCCCCTTTTGTGTCATTTCTGTCTACTTCCACAGTGGAACCCAGTCAGGAAGTTCAGACTCTTTGCTCCACTCTCTTTGTATCTGACACTTTGCCACCCAAAAGCACTGTGGAAGACTGCACCGATAATCCTGTACATTTCTCACAGGGTAATTTAAACGTGACAATCCCTGACTGGGTGACCTCTGCTCCTGGAGGTATGACTCACACCCTTATACCTGCAGCCCCTTCACTGAGTTTACAAGGCCCTCAGTGGGTCTCAGATCCTGCTTTATGTGAACTAGCCCAAAGAACACTGGTTGTAGACTCTTTATTAGCCTCCGATGCACAAATATTTTCTCCCTCTCTGTCTGTTACCCAATCAGACATCACATCCTTGACTTTTCCTCCAAATACTGTTGTGATTGAATATACTGTTGCACTGCAATCTACTGAAAACATTTTACCATGCATTCAAGCTAATTCTGTTAATTGTCTCTCCGACAACTTACCCGTAGATGCAACAGTTGAGCAGGACCTTTATGTCACACCTCAGCCAACGACGCTCAGTCCAAACACCACTCATGAAAATTCCACTCCAATGTTAGCTGCACAGTCCTCACCCACAGAGCAGTGTTCATGCCCTACAGATGACACAACTACCCTTACTGGCTCCATCAGTGTGGTGAAAGAAGAGAGCAAAGAAGAGGTGAAGGATAACTTGGTCTGTCCTGCCAATACTAATGTACAGACTTCTGATTACTCTGAACAGGACAACAAAGTTGAAGACGAGTCATCTCCCTTGCATCCATTTTGCAAAAACTTTATGTGCAATGTTTGTGACCGTCCCTTTCAGTCTATGAAGAGTCTCAGTCAACATGTAAGTGAACACTCCAAAGAGTGGCCTTATAAATGTGAATTTTGTGTGCAGTTGTTTGAGAGTGACAAAGGCTTGCTGGAGCACCGTTCCAGTTATCATGGCATTGGTAAAATTTATGTCTGTGAAACATGCTCTAAAGAATTTGCTTTCCTCTGCAACTTGGAGCAGCATCAGCGAGATCTTCACCCCGGTCAAGAGTGTTCACACACTGAGGTTGTGCATGGCAAATTAAGACCTGAAAATCATAACAATCCCAAAATTGACATCTATCCAGACCTTTCCATCACAGAAGTAAAACAAGAATCTGACAACATAACCTCAAAAGGAGAAAAAGATGACTTGAATTCTACCGAAGAGTTGTATACGACAATAAAAATCATGGCGTCTGGAGCGGTCAAACCAAAAGGCCCAGATGTACGACTAGGCATTAACCAACATTACCCGAGTTTCAAACCGCCTCCGTTCCCGTACCACAATCGGACACTATCTGGGACGACAGCGGCATCAGCTACAAACTTTACCACCCACAACATCCCTCAGACCTTCAGCACGGCCATTCGATGCACAAAGTGCGGCAATAGCTTTGACAACATGCCTGAACTGCACAAGCACATCTTAGCTTGTGCTAATGCTAGCGACAAAAAGCGCTATACTCCTAAGAAAAACCCTATACCACTTAAGCAGTTTGCAAAAGCGCAAAATGGGGTGTTATCGCCCCATTTGATGGTCAACAGTAGGCAGAATCTTTCTCAAAAGTTTGGACAACCGAAAAAGCTAACCCTCCATGAATCaccagttaaaataaaaataaaaattatgaataGAAAGAAATCACAGCTGATGCAAAAGGGCAGACCTGCTGGGGGGAGAAAGGCCTTTGCTCAAAATGAACTGGGGTCTTTTGCATGTCCTCACTGTAGCAGGGAGTTCACGTATAATGCCAGCTTAAAGAAACATGTAGCTTTTAGCTGCCCTATGAGACCAGCCAATGGGAAATGTAAGAAAAGAAACCTCATTGTTTCAGTGCAAGAGAACAACGGGAGCCTTCGCAGGCAAATCGCAAGTGCAAAACCACATGGATCAATCCACGGGCcaaaaacattaacaaagagTCCGATCAACCAGCCAATCGATGGCACTCAAGAAAACAGGCTTAAAAGATCTACCATACTATCAACATCTGTTGTTCAACCTAGTAAAAAATGCAAGCCTGTTTTAAAAGGCAGCTTTGGGCCACAGCTGGCTTCAAAGCAGATCGTCCTTTCTTCTGTTGCTCAGGTGAACTCTCAGGAACCGGGCATTCGGGTACATGTTTTGGGGAGAAAAATCGAGCAGAAAATTGGAGATGTAAAGATGCAGCCCAGAAGAGACGACTGTTTGTCTTTAAGGTTGAGGGAGAGGGTAGAAGGACCGGTTACTCGCAGTGTGCAGCAGGCAAGCACCACGACAACACTACTTAAACAGTCGGACAGTCACAACATCATCATGCGTCCTGTTGTTCTGCAAGTCAAGAAATGA